One segment of Caldanaerobius polysaccharolyticus DSM 13641 DNA contains the following:
- a CDS encoding C40 family peptidase, whose translation MNTRKIVASALIAYTLMQTPSAFAASLLRYGSSGQAVVTLQKELKSLGYFNSSIDGIFGPLTLNAVKRFQSSNGLTADGIVGPATYQRIQLLLNGRNALASRGSINRTSPGVTLSTTTLKIGSRGDAVKNLQQSLSRLGYSTGGIDGIFGPATEKAVRAFQARHNLTVDGIAGPQTISAINKALSNSALSSRGSYERPTSNTSVVDIAKQYLGTPYVYGGTSPAGFDCSGFVQYVFKQAGISIERTASAQYSGGTYVSSNDLMPGDIVFFSTSGGNPTHEGIYIGNNQLIHMSSSKQKAVISDFSGWFRQYYIGARRY comes from the coding sequence TTGAACACAAGAAAAATCGTGGCATCTGCGCTGATCGCCTACACGCTGATGCAAACACCTTCTGCTTTTGCCGCCAGCCTTCTGCGCTACGGTAGCAGTGGACAAGCTGTGGTAACCTTACAAAAAGAGCTGAAAAGCCTAGGATACTTCAACAGCAGTATTGACGGCATATTCGGTCCCCTCACTTTAAACGCTGTAAAAAGATTTCAAAGCAGCAACGGCCTTACCGCTGACGGCATCGTAGGCCCTGCTACATACCAGCGCATTCAACTGCTGCTAAACGGCAGAAACGCCCTGGCATCCAGAGGGAGTATAAACAGGACATCGCCTGGGGTAACCTTATCCACTACAACTCTTAAAATAGGCTCGAGAGGCGATGCCGTAAAGAACCTGCAACAAAGTCTCAGCAGATTGGGCTATAGCACAGGGGGAATAGACGGCATATTTGGGCCAGCCACAGAAAAGGCCGTAAGGGCCTTTCAGGCTAGACATAATTTAACTGTAGACGGCATTGCTGGACCCCAAACCATCAGCGCTATAAATAAAGCCTTATCCAATTCAGCTTTATCGTCCAGGGGCTCCTACGAAAGGCCTACATCAAACACCAGCGTGGTGGACATAGCCAAGCAGTACCTGGGCACCCCGTATGTGTACGGAGGCACATCTCCAGCAGGGTTTGATTGCTCAGGCTTTGTACAATACGTATTTAAACAGGCTGGCATATCCATAGAGAGGACAGCTAGTGCCCAATACTCTGGGGGTACATATGTGAGCAGCAATGATTTGATGCCAGGTGACATAGTGTTTTTCTCTACATCCGGAGGTAATCCTACTCACGAAGGCATTTACATCGGAAACAACCAGCTTATACATATGAGCAGCTCCAAACAAAAGGCGGTAATATCTGACTTCAGCGGCTGGTTCAGACAATACTATATAGGCGCTAGGAGGTATTAA
- a CDS encoding glucuronate isomerase produces MVLSEGEIKKTVYEAVENVEITDVHTHLYPPSFGNMLLWGIDELLNYHYLVAEAMRWADIPYQDFWAMSKREQADFIWKTLFVDNSPYSEACRGVLTNLHKLGFDVASRDLIKYRKYFDSVSLEEYVDRIFKEGRIKCVVMTNDPFNEEERGYWLKGLKDSRFKGALRLDVLLNNWPEACAKLRQWGYEVSEDFSGDTAGQIRKFLREWMDRIEAVYMAVSLPWDFAYPEDSPRSRIIEECVLPVAGELNKPFALMIGVKRQLNPGLKDAGDGVGRADVRAVEYLCSRYPHNKFMVTLLSRENQHELAVAARKFRNLMPFGCWWFLNNPSLVDEITRMRCELLGVSFIPQHSDARVLDQLIYKWEHSRKIIADVLVDKYTDLARTGWAIESQEVRRDVEKLFGGNFWGFLERKF; encoded by the coding sequence ATGGTTTTGAGCGAAGGCGAAATCAAAAAAACGGTTTATGAGGCCGTGGAAAACGTTGAGATAACGGATGTGCACACGCACCTGTATCCGCCTTCTTTTGGAAATATGCTTTTATGGGGCATTGACGAGCTCTTGAATTACCATTACCTTGTAGCAGAGGCCATGCGCTGGGCGGATATTCCTTATCAGGACTTCTGGGCCATGAGCAAAAGAGAACAGGCGGATTTCATATGGAAAACGCTGTTTGTTGACAATTCTCCGTACAGCGAAGCGTGCAGGGGCGTGCTTACGAACTTACATAAACTGGGTTTTGATGTGGCATCCAGGGATCTTATAAAGTACAGAAAATACTTTGACAGCGTATCGCTGGAAGAGTATGTAGACAGGATCTTTAAAGAAGGGCGTATAAAATGCGTGGTTATGACAAACGATCCTTTTAACGAGGAGGAAAGAGGTTACTGGCTTAAAGGGCTCAAAGATAGCCGCTTTAAAGGGGCTTTAAGGCTTGATGTCCTTTTAAATAATTGGCCTGAGGCTTGCGCAAAATTAAGGCAGTGGGGCTATGAGGTGTCGGAGGATTTTAGCGGTGACACCGCAGGACAAATACGTAAGTTTTTGAGGGAGTGGATGGACAGAATTGAAGCTGTGTACATGGCGGTATCGCTGCCATGGGATTTTGCGTATCCTGAGGATTCTCCTAGAAGTCGCATTATAGAGGAATGCGTGCTGCCTGTAGCTGGCGAGCTAAACAAGCCCTTTGCACTTATGATAGGCGTAAAGAGACAATTAAATCCTGGGCTCAAAGATGCCGGTGATGGGGTTGGAAGGGCTGATGTCAGGGCGGTGGAATACCTATGCTCTCGCTATCCCCACAATAAATTCATGGTGACGTTGCTGTCCAGAGAAAACCAGCACGAGCTGGCCGTAGCTGCACGCAAATTCAGAAACCTTATGCCCTTCGGCTGCTGGTGGTTTTTAAATAACCCCAGCCTTGTGGACGAGATAACCCGCATGAGGTGTGAGCTTTTAGGGGTGAGCTTCATACCTCAGCATTCTGATGCCAGAGTGCTGGACCAGCTGATCTACAAGTGGGAACACTCAAGAAAGATCATAGCGGATGTTCTTGTAGACAAGTACACGGACCTCGCCAGAACAGGGTGGGCTATTGAGTCCCAGGAAGTAAGGCGGGACGTGGAAAAACTGTTTGGAGGCAATTTCTGGGGTTTTCTGGAGAGGAAGTTTTAA
- a CDS encoding iron-containing alcohol dehydrogenase: MDNFTFKSPTKIIFGKGTEDLVGEEVKQYSSKILFHYGGGSIKRTGLYDKVVNSLKKAGVEFIELPGAQPNPRLSLVREGIKICRENGINFILAVGGGSAIDSAKAIAVGVPYQGDVWDFYAGKAVPQEALPVGVILTLAATGSEASKSSVITNEDGWYKRGLNVDIIRPQFAIMNPELTFTLPPYQTSCGVADIMAHIMERYFTNTRDVELTDRLCEATLKTVIHNAPIVLKDPQNYAARAEIMWAGTIAHNDLLSTGRIGDWSSHAIEHELSAIYDIAHGAGLAIVFPAWMKYVYKHDINRFAQFANRVWGVDVNFENVEETALEGIKRLEDFFRSIGLPVRLSEVNITPERFEEMADKATNKGQKTIGQFVPLKREDVLSILNLAK; this comes from the coding sequence ATGGATAATTTTACATTTAAAAGCCCAACTAAGATAATATTCGGCAAGGGCACGGAAGATTTGGTAGGAGAAGAGGTAAAGCAGTACAGCAGCAAAATCCTGTTTCACTACGGTGGGGGTAGCATAAAGCGCACAGGGCTTTACGACAAAGTGGTAAATTCTCTGAAAAAGGCGGGCGTGGAGTTCATAGAGCTGCCAGGGGCGCAGCCCAATCCCAGGCTCAGCTTGGTGCGCGAAGGCATAAAGATTTGTAGGGAAAACGGGATTAACTTTATCCTGGCAGTAGGTGGCGGCAGCGCCATTGATTCGGCCAAGGCCATAGCCGTAGGGGTGCCTTACCAGGGAGATGTGTGGGATTTTTATGCGGGGAAAGCCGTGCCACAAGAAGCACTGCCTGTAGGTGTTATACTTACGCTGGCGGCTACAGGCAGCGAAGCCAGCAAGAGTTCTGTTATAACCAATGAAGATGGATGGTACAAACGTGGGCTCAACGTGGACATCATAAGGCCGCAGTTTGCCATTATGAACCCTGAGCTCACCTTTACTTTACCGCCGTATCAGACGTCCTGTGGTGTTGCCGACATAATGGCTCATATTATGGAGAGGTATTTTACCAACACCCGCGATGTGGAGCTAACCGATAGGCTTTGTGAAGCCACGCTCAAGACCGTGATACATAATGCGCCCATTGTTCTTAAAGACCCGCAAAACTACGCGGCAAGAGCGGAGATAATGTGGGCAGGGACTATTGCCCATAACGACCTTTTGAGCACGGGCAGGATTGGCGATTGGTCTTCTCATGCCATTGAGCATGAGCTTAGCGCCATTTACGATATAGCCCACGGCGCAGGGCTGGCTATTGTGTTTCCGGCCTGGATGAAATACGTGTATAAGCACGATATAAACAGGTTTGCCCAGTTTGCCAACAGGGTTTGGGGCGTGGATGTAAACTTTGAAAATGTGGAAGAGACCGCGCTGGAAGGCATAAAACGCCTGGAGGATTTCTTTAGGTCTATAGGGCTTCCGGTGAGATTGAGCGAAGTGAACATTACGCCGGAGAGATTTGAGGAGATGGCCGATAAAGCCACCAATAAAGGCCAAAAGACCATTGGCCAGTTTGTGCCATTGAAGCGGGAGGATGTGCTCAGCATATTGAATTTGGCCAAATAG
- a CDS encoding Hsp20/alpha crystallin family protein: protein MSLIRWNPAEDWLDFPFDFRIPSFIQNFNRPRMDVSETEKEVIATAEVPGIDKNNIEINIQDNILEIKGQTAGKEERNRQSYYLSERYYGAFHRRIVLPAEVDADKATATFENGVLTIRMPKVQPDKPRGRRIPIQ, encoded by the coding sequence ATGAGCTTAATAAGATGGAATCCTGCTGAAGATTGGTTGGACTTTCCCTTTGATTTCAGGATCCCCTCGTTTATACAGAATTTTAACAGGCCAAGGATGGACGTATCTGAAACCGAAAAAGAGGTCATTGCAACAGCTGAGGTACCTGGCATTGATAAAAATAACATCGAGATAAATATACAGGATAACATACTTGAGATCAAAGGGCAGACCGCGGGAAAGGAAGAAAGAAACAGGCAAAGTTACTACTTGTCAGAGAGGTATTACGGTGCTTTTCACAGGAGAATTGTCCTGCCTGCGGAAGTGGATGCGGATAAGGCTACGGCTACGTTTGAAAACGGCGTTCTCACCATAAGGATGCCTAAAGTCCAGCCTGATAAGCCAAGGGGCAGGAGAATTCCTATTCAATGA
- a CDS encoding SGNH/GDSL hydrolase family protein — MLLKQGELVLFQGDSVTDVGRNRDDGNDLGFGYPMFVASWFSAMYPDVNVRFINRGVSGNRVRDLKSRWRQDCLDLKPDWVSILIGINDCWRRYDSNDPTSVEAFEADYRYILDQVKEELDAKIIILEPFVLPTSEDRVQWREDLDPKIQAVRKLAREYGALLIPLDGIMAQACTRRQPAFWAADGVHPTPAGHALIAQAWLKTVGAI; from the coding sequence ATGTTGTTAAAGCAAGGGGAATTGGTATTATTTCAAGGGGATAGCGTTACAGACGTGGGGCGCAATAGGGACGACGGAAACGATCTGGGTTTTGGGTACCCCATGTTTGTAGCGTCGTGGTTTTCTGCGATGTACCCCGATGTAAATGTCCGCTTTATAAATCGCGGGGTAAGTGGCAACAGGGTTAGGGATCTTAAATCGCGCTGGAGGCAGGATTGCCTTGATTTAAAACCCGATTGGGTTTCTATACTCATAGGAATCAACGATTGCTGGAGGAGATATGACAGCAATGATCCTACATCGGTAGAGGCTTTTGAGGCTGATTACAGGTATATACTGGATCAAGTGAAGGAAGAATTGGATGCTAAAATTATAATCCTAGAGCCTTTTGTCCTTCCTACTTCAGAGGACAGGGTGCAATGGAGGGAAGACCTGGATCCTAAAATACAGGCGGTAAGAAAGCTGGCAAGGGAATACGGTGCCTTGCTCATACCTCTGGATGGCATTATGGCTCAAGCCTGTACCAGGAGACAACCAGCTTTTTGGGCGGCAGACGGTGTACACCCAACTCCTGCAGGGCATGCCCTTATAGCGCAGGCATGGCTTAAGACGGTGGGAGCTATATAA
- the rbsK gene encoding ribokinase: MADVVVLGSLNMDLVLKTERNPSPGETICSQSFEMHPGGKGNNQAVALGKLGAEVLMLGCVGRDDYGKRLVRNLRENGVNADYILEVDDSSGIAFINVFKGQNTIILYSGANGHCTVDTVKPYAHIIKGAKILLTQLEIPYETVKWALKTAHDNGVITVLNPAPARPLDEDIWRNVDVIVPNEIECKALLEPEANRMEYGDIIKRIIDKSVKNVVVTLGAQGCVYNSGDTIKRQEAVATNVVDTTGAGDAFIGGLVFALSKGKGIDEAVWAGSRVAAIKIGFMGAQEYVIDPDIFS; this comes from the coding sequence ATGGCCGACGTGGTGGTGTTGGGAAGCCTTAACATGGACTTGGTGCTCAAGACAGAGCGCAATCCCTCTCCTGGCGAAACTATATGCAGCCAGAGCTTTGAGATGCATCCTGGCGGGAAGGGAAACAATCAGGCTGTGGCTTTGGGCAAGCTGGGTGCTGAGGTTTTGATGCTGGGATGCGTAGGCCGTGACGATTACGGTAAAAGGCTGGTCAGGAATTTAAGAGAAAACGGCGTAAACGCCGATTACATTCTGGAGGTTGATGACAGCAGCGGCATAGCTTTTATAAACGTGTTCAAAGGCCAGAATACCATAATCCTCTACAGCGGTGCCAATGGCCACTGCACGGTGGATACCGTAAAGCCTTACGCCCATATTATAAAAGGCGCTAAAATACTGCTTACCCAGCTGGAAATACCTTATGAGACCGTGAAATGGGCCCTTAAAACAGCCCACGATAACGGTGTTATAACGGTTTTAAACCCTGCTCCTGCTCGTCCTTTGGATGAGGATATATGGCGTAATGTGGATGTGATTGTTCCCAACGAGATAGAGTGCAAAGCTCTACTGGAACCAGAAGCAAACCGTATGGAATATGGAGACATCATAAAAAGGATAATAGATAAATCAGTAAAAAATGTGGTCGTAACGCTAGGGGCCCAGGGGTGCGTGTACAATAGTGGCGATACGATAAAAAGGCAGGAAGCTGTGGCCACCAACGTAGTGGATACCACCGGTGCTGGTGATGCTTTTATAGGTGGGCTGGTCTTTGCACTGTCAAAGGGCAAGGGTATTGATGAGGCGGTATGGGCTGGCAGCCGCGTGGCGGCAATTAAGATAGGATTTATGGGAGCACAGGAATACGTCATAGATCCTGATATTTTTAGCTAA
- a CDS encoding PspC domain-containing protein: MENKLYRSTHNRILGGVCAGIAEYFGLDPTLVRIVWIITIFAGGAGILAYIVAWILIPENPVDVIDGSDKGLFNTRAGAEVFGWILIAVGALLMFKFVVPWFFSRYFWPLLLIALGIGLILRYRGDK, from the coding sequence ATGGAGAATAAGCTGTACCGTTCAACTCACAACAGAATACTTGGTGGGGTTTGCGCAGGTATTGCAGAATACTTTGGGTTAGACCCGACCCTGGTGAGGATAGTCTGGATTATAACCATTTTTGCAGGAGGAGCAGGAATACTGGCGTACATCGTCGCGTGGATACTGATACCCGAAAATCCCGTGGATGTGATAGATGGGTCTGACAAAGGTCTGTTTAACACCAGGGCAGGAGCGGAGGTATTCGGCTGGATACTTATCGCCGTAGGCGCATTGCTCATGTTTAAGTTTGTAGTGCCGTGGTTTTTCAGCAGGTATTTTTGGCCTCTTTTGCTTATAGCTTTAGGAATAGGCCTTATTTTAAGGTACAGGGGTGACAAATGA
- a CDS encoding ABC transporter ATP-binding protein — protein sequence MVECEELVKIYKVADIEVMALQGLDLYVEKGELMAIIGNSGSGKSTLLNLLGGLDRPTAGKLFVDGKDLLKMSERDLVRYKRETVGFVWQNNARNLIPYLSALENVELPMIFKGRIRRQRARELLDMVGLGNKADRKPLELSGGEQQRVAIAIALANDPKLLLADEPTGSLDTATANVVLDVIRELNRQLGLTTIIVTHDLRLARKVDRVVAIRDGKTSSEFIRRVDSGDVRTFEEEEMEARMSEMSHQELAIVDRAGRVQIPRDYLESLGISNRLKIKLDDGKIVLLPPEGKQKKTG from the coding sequence ATGGTAGAATGTGAAGAACTGGTAAAAATCTACAAAGTAGCTGATATAGAGGTGATGGCACTGCAGGGGTTGGACCTGTACGTGGAAAAAGGCGAGCTCATGGCCATAATCGGCAACAGCGGAAGTGGCAAATCCACCCTTTTAAACCTCTTGGGTGGGTTGGACAGACCTACGGCAGGCAAACTGTTTGTGGATGGGAAAGACTTGCTTAAAATGAGCGAAAGGGACCTGGTGCGCTACAAGCGGGAGACGGTAGGGTTTGTGTGGCAGAACAATGCTAGGAACCTTATACCATATCTCTCGGCTCTGGAAAACGTGGAGTTGCCTATGATATTTAAGGGCAGGATAAGGAGGCAAAGGGCCAGAGAGCTTTTAGACATGGTGGGCCTGGGGAATAAAGCGGACCGCAAGCCCTTAGAGCTATCAGGGGGTGAGCAGCAGAGGGTAGCTATAGCTATTGCCCTGGCCAATGACCCCAAGTTGCTGTTGGCTGACGAGCCTACGGGGTCTTTGGATACCGCTACGGCCAATGTGGTACTGGACGTAATAAGGGAATTAAACAGGCAGTTGGGGCTTACTACGATCATCGTGACCCACGACTTGAGGCTTGCCCGCAAGGTAGACAGGGTTGTGGCCATAAGGGATGGCAAGACCAGCAGCGAGTTTATTAGAAGGGTTGATTCAGGTGATGTGAGGACTTTTGAGGAAGAAGAGATGGAGGCGCGCATGAGCGAGATGTCTCACCAGGAACTGGCAATAGTAGACAGGGCCGGGCGTGTGCAGATTCCCAGGGATTATCTTGAGTCCCTGGGGATAAGCAACAGGCTTAAGATAAAGCTGGATGATGGCAAGATTGTGTTATTGCCTCCCGAGGGGAAACAAAAGAAAACGGGTTGA
- a CDS encoding ABC transporter permease — protein sequence MTVIIMVLRKINNNRWLTLCLLIGLIISVGLVSSIPIYTDGVLQKFLIKEFENSQQKTDQYPGSYTVTLYFTDKTAMEKREDVFYKVDLFMKKSGEKAFGLHMDAAIVDYSTDKYRMQPVDYKKVDPGKQRFASVQALSNLEKHIKIIDGKMPSNKPADGAYEVIVNQSALDAYDTVLGNEFYLTDPSDPNSKDVIKIRIVGVFQPKDYNDRYWIGASDVPSTKDSVFVTQELFKREFINNNPTKLKFALWSYIFDYHRINLENMYNLVYADQYIQRNTVNRFEDMGVYSQYTPILESYMERQSQLKIMLLTLDIPVMLMLLFYIFMVSGLLVEKQKDEITVLRSRGATKWHILMGYFIENGMLCAIAFVLGPILGYFISKVLGVSNGFMEFVSRTAIPVRITATSYRYALLATVVAIITSLIPAYYASNYSIVTQKQESARMAKPTFWQKYFLDVVLIGISLYALYAFDQRQQVLNQTNINTTNLSINPLLFFASTLFIIGSGLLLIRIYPYIVDLIYRMGNSVWPTPLYITLIEIGRGSRRYQFLMLFLVITISTGLFGANSARTINANVHDRVYYQVGTDIVLTPYWEAVKSSPPASYTPSPSGDEGGSVAHYIEPSFSIYQKLDGVQYAARVYDRDDATLIYNNSVQDNVRMMAVDPYDFGMTLWFRNGLLPYHINQYLNLLSSNPSAALISESLSKKYHISPGDEIKVKVPGTEEATFTVYGIVNYWPSWNPKKPSDQVDVSIPALVVANLPYVQDNFPLEPYNVWIKLKPGATSEELYKSIEKNHVGVISVINARQELVAAKNDPFQLGLNGALTLSFMISIVVCFMGFLIYWILSLISREYQFGILRAIGLYFRQLIAMIIWEQILTSGMALLMGIAVGFLASALYVPLFQMAFNASNQVPPFVVVSEVGDQVKLLLSVLMMLIAGLVVVGCMASRIKINQAIKMGED from the coding sequence ATGACTGTTATTATTATGGTTTTAAGAAAAATTAATAACAACCGTTGGCTGACTTTGTGCCTTCTTATAGGCCTGATCATATCAGTGGGGCTGGTGAGCAGCATACCTATATACACCGATGGCGTGTTGCAAAAATTTTTAATAAAGGAGTTTGAAAACAGCCAACAGAAAACCGATCAGTACCCTGGAAGCTATACCGTTACACTTTACTTTACCGATAAGACGGCTATGGAAAAGAGAGAGGATGTCTTTTATAAAGTAGATCTCTTTATGAAAAAGAGCGGGGAGAAGGCTTTTGGATTACACATGGACGCGGCTATAGTGGATTATTCCACAGACAAGTACAGAATGCAGCCTGTGGATTATAAAAAAGTGGATCCGGGGAAACAGCGCTTTGCGTCGGTACAGGCCCTGTCGAATTTAGAAAAACACATTAAAATCATCGACGGTAAAATGCCGTCCAATAAACCTGCTGACGGAGCTTATGAGGTCATCGTAAACCAGTCGGCACTGGATGCGTACGACACGGTATTGGGCAATGAGTTTTACCTTACCGACCCCTCTGATCCCAATTCTAAAGACGTGATAAAGATCAGGATCGTAGGGGTATTTCAGCCCAAGGATTATAATGATAGGTACTGGATCGGTGCTTCTGATGTACCTTCTACTAAAGATAGCGTGTTTGTAACCCAGGAATTATTTAAAAGGGAATTTATAAATAACAATCCTACCAAGCTGAAATTTGCCCTGTGGAGCTATATATTCGATTACCATCGCATCAATCTGGAGAATATGTATAATCTAGTCTACGCCGACCAGTATATCCAGAGGAATACGGTAAACAGGTTTGAAGACATGGGAGTCTACAGTCAGTACACGCCTATCCTGGAAAGCTACATGGAGAGGCAGAGCCAGCTCAAGATAATGCTGCTTACGCTGGACATCCCGGTGATGCTTATGCTGCTTTTTTATATATTTATGGTTTCGGGATTGCTGGTGGAAAAGCAAAAAGATGAGATCACCGTGTTAAGGAGCCGGGGTGCCACAAAATGGCATATCTTAATGGGCTATTTCATAGAAAATGGGATGCTGTGCGCTATAGCTTTTGTTTTAGGCCCTATCCTGGGGTATTTTATAAGCAAGGTGCTGGGGGTATCCAACGGGTTTATGGAATTTGTCAGCAGGACGGCTATACCGGTGCGTATAACGGCAACTTCTTACCGATATGCTCTGCTGGCGACAGTGGTCGCTATTATAACTTCCCTTATCCCGGCCTACTATGCCAGCAATTACAGCATTGTCACGCAAAAACAGGAAAGCGCAAGGATGGCAAAGCCTACTTTCTGGCAAAAGTATTTTCTGGATGTGGTACTTATAGGTATATCCCTGTACGCACTGTACGCCTTTGACCAGAGACAACAGGTGTTAAATCAGACAAATATCAACACTACTAATCTGAGCATAAACCCATTGTTGTTTTTTGCGTCCACGCTGTTCATCATAGGCTCAGGGTTGTTGCTGATAAGGATTTACCCTTATATCGTAGACCTCATATACAGGATGGGCAATAGCGTGTGGCCTACGCCTCTTTATATCACCCTCATCGAGATAGGGAGGGGCTCCAGACGTTACCAATTTTTAATGCTGTTTCTGGTTATAACCATATCCACAGGCTTATTTGGGGCCAATTCGGCTAGGACCATAAACGCCAATGTGCACGACAGGGTATACTACCAAGTGGGGACAGATATTGTCCTTACCCCTTATTGGGAGGCGGTTAAATCTTCACCCCCTGCTTCTTATACGCCGTCGCCCAGCGGGGATGAGGGCGGTTCAGTGGCACACTATATCGAGCCTTCCTTTTCTATATACCAGAAGCTAGATGGGGTTCAGTATGCTGCCAGGGTCTACGACCGCGATGATGCTACTTTAATATACAACAACAGCGTACAGGACAACGTGAGGATGATGGCCGTAGATCCTTACGATTTTGGTATGACTTTGTGGTTCAGGAATGGGCTATTGCCCTATCACATAAACCAGTATTTGAATCTGCTTTCAAGCAATCCTTCAGCGGCGTTGATTTCTGAGTCGTTGAGCAAAAAGTACCACATATCCCCTGGTGACGAAATAAAAGTGAAAGTGCCGGGAACAGAGGAGGCTACCTTTACGGTTTACGGCATAGTGAATTACTGGCCTTCGTGGAATCCAAAGAAGCCGTCAGATCAAGTGGATGTCAGTATCCCTGCGCTGGTGGTGGCCAACCTACCTTATGTACAGGACAATTTCCCGCTGGAGCCCTACAACGTGTGGATAAAATTAAAACCCGGAGCTACCTCTGAAGAGTTGTATAAATCCATAGAGAAAAACCATGTAGGCGTGATAAGTGTAATCAATGCCAGGCAGGAACTGGTTGCAGCTAAAAACGATCCTTTTCAGTTGGGGCTAAACGGAGCCCTTACCTTAAGCTTTATGATCTCTATTGTAGTATGCTTTATGGGATTTTTAATATACTGGATATTATCCCTGATCAGCCGTGAATACCAGTTTGGCATTTTAAGGGCAATAGGTCTTTACTTCAGGCAGCTTATAGCCATGATCATCTGGGAACAGATATTGACGTCCGGAATGGCTCTGCTTATGGGTATCGCAGTAGGCTTTTTGGCCAGTGCTCTTTATGTGCCTCTGTTTCAGATGGCGTTTAATGCTTCCAACCAGGTTCCGCCTTTTGTCGTGGTATCAGAGGTAGGCGACCAGGTAAAGCTACTGCTTTCGGTGCTGATGATGCTTATAGCTGGCCTTGTAGTGGTAGGATGTATGGCGTCCAGGATCAAGATCAATCAGGCTATAAAGATGGGAGAGGATTAA
- a CDS encoding efflux RND transporter periplasmic adaptor subunit yields the protein MLCTRWRTGKLYRMLSLWVLSALIAASTAGCSSIMPKEEQALAPPLIKPPQVTYTFAKVTRGSIVRQVSGTGTFVSSREVPLSFKDMEGRLKDVYVKAGDSVKKGQLLAELEPGDVPYRLQTQGYEVQKAKIRLEQAVNNKADKYTIELLKLDLEEAQLQYSVLSQQLQKTKMFSPMDGVVTFVDENVKQGSNIAKYQAFIKVADPYSVQLYYQALDMSNYKYVKAGMKADVVIDGKHYTGTVTVSPADTAEAADDNRKNAMFIKVDNLPSYVKMGHIADFTIVLQKKDNALLLPAAAVRSYMGRTYVQVMEGDKKREIDVEIGIQTATQVEIVSGLKEGQQVILR from the coding sequence ATGTTGTGTACACGTTGGAGGACGGGCAAATTGTATAGGATGCTTAGCCTGTGGGTATTGTCTGCCTTGATCGCGGCCAGTACGGCAGGCTGTAGCTCTATCATGCCCAAAGAAGAGCAGGCACTGGCGCCGCCTTTGATAAAACCTCCTCAGGTCACATATACCTTCGCAAAGGTGACCAGAGGTAGTATCGTGAGGCAAGTGTCAGGTACGGGCACTTTTGTATCAAGCCGGGAGGTGCCTCTGTCTTTTAAGGATATGGAAGGCCGTTTAAAAGACGTATACGTTAAAGCAGGCGATAGCGTAAAAAAAGGGCAATTGCTGGCTGAGCTGGAACCGGGAGATGTGCCTTACAGGCTGCAAACACAGGGGTATGAGGTGCAGAAGGCTAAAATTCGGCTGGAACAGGCCGTGAACAACAAAGCGGACAAGTACACCATAGAGCTTTTAAAGCTGGATCTTGAAGAAGCCCAGCTGCAGTACAGCGTTTTAAGTCAGCAGCTTCAAAAGACTAAAATGTTTTCGCCGATGGATGGCGTGGTGACATTTGTGGATGAGAACGTCAAACAGGGGAGCAACATAGCTAAGTACCAGGCGTTTATAAAAGTCGCGGATCCTTACAGCGTTCAACTGTATTATCAAGCTCTGGACATGAGCAATTATAAATACGTAAAAGCGGGTATGAAAGCCGATGTGGTGATAGACGGCAAGCATTATACGGGAACTGTAACGGTGTCTCCAGCGGATACGGCGGAAGCCGCCGATGACAACAGGAAAAATGCCATGTTTATCAAGGTGGACAATTTACCGTCCTATGTAAAGATGGGTCATATAGCGGATTTTACCATAGTGCTTCAGAAAAAGGATAACGCTTTACTGCTACCTGCTGCCGCTGTAAGGTCTTATATGGGCAGGACGTACGTTCAGGTGATGGAGGGGGATAAAAAAAGGGAGATCGATGTAGAGATAGGTATCCAGACGGCAACCCAGGTTGAAATCGTATCGGGGCTTAAAGAAGGTCAGCAGGTGATTCTTCGCTAG